Proteins from a genomic interval of Zingiber officinale cultivar Zhangliang chromosome 1B, Zo_v1.1, whole genome shotgun sequence:
- the LOC121984780 gene encoding protein FMP32, mitochondrial-like: MLPASLRRGSTDLGFRCWSLMRPMQASVDLHFPDHTLLLRHFSSQLVKTNGNRAYLVDTLALVRRLEAQGLPTKQAEAITSTITEVLNDSLENVAQSFMSKSEMDKIEMVQESNLSKFKSEMKSTQEHHFALLQRETEKLRGDIENLRRELKYEVDKVTAGQRLDLNLERGRMRDELAKQAAENSDLTNKLDREIHALRAQLEAAKYDVIKYCIGTLVSISAVGLAMVRILM; encoded by the exons ATGTTACCCGCGTCACTTAGGAGAGGAAGCACTGATTTAGGATTCCGTTGTTGGTCTTTGATGAGGCCTATGCAAGCATCCGTGGATTTACATTTCCCCGATCATACTCTTTTATTGCGGCATTTTTCTTCACAGCTCGTTAAAACTAATGGAAATCGGGCTTACCTTGTAGACACGCTGGCTTTG gttAGAAGATTGGAGGCACAAGGGTTGCCAACTAAACAAGCCGAAGCTATCACTTCAACTATTACAGAAGTTTTGAATGATAGTTTAGAAAATGTGGCACAGTCTTTTATGTCAAAGTCTGAGATGGATAAG ATTGAGATGGTTCAAGAATctaatttatcaaaattcaagTCTGAAATGAAGAGCACACAG GAGCATCATTTTGCATTATTGCAACGAGAGACTGAAAAACTTCGAGGGGATATTGAGAACCTGCGCAGGGAGCTCAA ATATGAAGTTGATAAAGTCACTGCTGGACAACGTTTGGATTTAAATCTTGAAAGAGg GCGTATGCGTGATGAACTAGCTAAGCAAGCTGCAGAAAATAGTGACTTGACTAACAAACTTGACCGG GAAATTCATGCACTGAGAGCACAATTAGAGGCTGCCAAATACGATGTTATAAAGTATTGCATTGGTACCCTTGTTTCAATATCGGCAGTTGGTCTTGCTATGGTGCGCATTTTGATGTAG